A window of Dehalococcoidales bacterium genomic DNA:
CTTGCCGCTCCAGCTCCCGCCGGAACACAAGGTAGGCCGGCTCATCGTAGAGGACAAACACTACCCGCTCCAGTCCGCTCCCTTCGGCCAGGTGCCGTCGCACCTCCCCTATCATTATACGGGCGCACTCGCCCAGCGGAAAGCCCCCCACACCGGTACCCAGAGCGGGGAAGGCAATACTTTCCAGGTCGAGCTCATCAGCCCGGAGCAAACTGCTCATCGTCGCCTGCCGGACCTTTTCCGCATCCGTGCTCAGGTCCTGGCCCATTACTGCGGCGTGGATGACGTACTTCGCCCTTAGTTCACCCGCCGTGGTAGCCACCGCCTCCCCGACAGGTATTGGCCCCCTGGCAAGTGCCTCCGCTTCCACCTCCGGACCACCAGCCCTCTTCAGGGCGCCGGCGACACCGCCACCCATCCAGAGCCGGTTGTTGGCCGCATTCACCAGGGCCCCCGCCTCAAACCGGGCAATATCTCCCTGCTCTATCTCAATCCTGCCCACGCCCCACCTTCCGGGCACAGTCTCCATACCAACGATACACGTATCCGTGTATCCTGTCAAGTCCGGGCGTCGTTTACACTCGTATTCCCGGTGTGCTATAATTGATTGAATTATGAATATGGAACTTATTGACTCAGGAGCATGAATTGAACAAGGTAAAGAAGAAAGAAATCATTGAGAAGTACGCTGTCCACAAAGGAGACAGCGGGTCGACCGAGGTGCAGGTAGCACTGCTTACCGACAGGATAAACCGGTTGACCGGGCATATGGTAGCCAACCGGCACGACTACGGTACGCAACGCGGTCTTATCAGGCTGGTAGTACAGAGAAGGAGGCTCCTCTCCTACCTGAGCCGGGAGGGTGTCGGCCGCTACCACAGATTGATTAAGAGTCTGGGATTACGTAAATAAAGTCCGCATAAGAATGCAGACAAAGTTTGCATAAGAATGCAGCTAATACCTGCGCAAGAACGCAGGTTGAGATAGCACTAGGAGGATGTATTGTTAGAAACCCGGAATTACGAGTGTGAGGTCGGAGGCAGGAACCTTGTCATCGAGACTGGCAAGCTGGCCAGGCAGGCAGACGAAGCGGTTACCGTTCAATGGGGCGATACCGTTGTCCTGGTTACACTGTGCGCCGCTGAAAAACCCAGAGAGGGCGTCGATTTTCTCCCCCTGACCGTTGACTATGAGGAAAGATTATATGCCGCCGGCAAGATACCCGGTGGTTTCATTCGTCGCGAGGGACGCCCCAGCCAGGAAGCAACCCTGACCAGCCGCATGACCGACCGGCCACTACGGCCGCTACTGCCCAAGGAGTGGCGCCGCGAAATTCAGCTGGTTATCACTGTTCTATCCGTAGACCACGTGAACGACCCCGACGTACTGGCCCTCATCGGCAGCTCGGCAGTACTTCATATGTCGGAAATCCCCTTCGCCGGTCCGGTAGGTGCGGTTCACGTCGGTTATATCAATGACGAACTGGTACTCAATCCCACACTTCCCCAGATGGAATTCAGCCGGCTTGACCTCATTGTAGCCAGCACCAGAGATACCGTTGTCATGATAGAAGCAGGCTGCCAGGAAGTCTCGGAAGAGCTTGTGTTACAGGCCATTGAGTTCGGGCACCAGGCAAACCAGGACATAATCAGGCTTCAGGAGAAGATGCGGGAAGACCTGGGCAAACCCAAAGAGGAACCCCCGTCCTCTGATGCAGCCGACACAGAGGTAGCCCGGGAAGTGCTGCCAATCATCGCGCCGAAGCTGGAGCAGGCTGTCTTTCAGCCGGATAAGCTCGAGCGTGACCGCATACTGGACGGGCTCAAGAAAGAGCTTAGCGACAAACTTGGAGAACAGTTCTCCGAGGGAGAGCTTGTATCCGTCCTGGAAGGTGAGGCCAAGAGAACCCTCAGGAGTGGCGTACTCGACCACGGAAAGCGAGTCAGCGGACGTGGACTTACCGAGGTGCGACCGATAGAATGCGAAATCGGAACTATCCCCCGTACCCATGGCTCGGGACTCTTCAGCCGTGGACTCACCCAGGTACTGACCCTGGCTACACTCGGTCCGGTCAAGAAGGAACAACAGCTTGACGGGCTCGGTATAGAGGAGTCGAAGCGTTTCATGCACCACTATAACTTCCCACCGTTCTCTGTCGGAGAGGCGAGACGTGTTGGTGGGCCGGGTCGACGTGAGATTGGACACGGCGCACTCGCAGAGCGGGCGCTGGTCCC
This region includes:
- the rpsO gene encoding 30S ribosomal protein S15, giving the protein MNKVKKKEIIEKYAVHKGDSGSTEVQVALLTDRINRLTGHMVANRHDYGTQRGLIRLVVQRRRLLSYLSREGVGRYHRLIKSLGLRK
- a CDS encoding macro domain-containing protein, coding for MPGRWGVGRIEIEQGDIARFEAGALVNAANNRLWMGGGVAGALKRAGGPEVEAEALARGPIPVGEAVATTAGELRAKYVIHAAVMGQDLSTDAEKVRQATMSSLLRADELDLESIAFPALGTGVGGFPLGECARIMIGEVRRHLAEGSGLERVVFVLYDEPAYLVFRRELERQ
- a CDS encoding polyribonucleotide nucleotidyltransferase; amino-acid sequence: MLETRNYECEVGGRNLVIETGKLARQADEAVTVQWGDTVVLVTLCAAEKPREGVDFLPLTVDYEERLYAAGKIPGGFIRREGRPSQEATLTSRMTDRPLRPLLPKEWRREIQLVITVLSVDHVNDPDVLALIGSSAVLHMSEIPFAGPVGAVHVGYINDELVLNPTLPQMEFSRLDLIVASTRDTVVMIEAGCQEVSEELVLQAIEFGHQANQDIIRLQEKMREDLGKPKEEPPSSDAADTEVAREVLPIIAPKLEQAVFQPDKLERDRILDGLKKELSDKLGEQFSEGELVSVLEGEAKRTLRSGVLDHGKRVSGRGLTEVRPIECEIGTIPRTHGSGLFSRGLTQVLTLATLGPVKKEQQLDGLGIEESKRFMHHYNFPPFSVGEARRVGGPGRREIGHGALAERALVPVLPRDADFPYTIRLVSEVLSSNGSTSMASVCASSLSLMDAGIPISRSVAGIAMGLVTDTEGHFTVLTDLEGMEDFYGDMDFKVAGTTEGITAVQMDTKLKGLTMEIVKATLHQALEARMSILDVMDRTISTSRSEVSKYAPRMYRMTISTEKIGAIIGPGGKTIRSIQEQTKTTIDVDNEGTVLIGSTDESNAQQAITMIEGLTREIEVGSIYTGKVTRLLSFGAFVEILPGKEGMVHISELANYRVPTIEDEVKVGDEITVKVIRNEDGKIALSRKAVFEKDAPDQAGDRRPPPGNYPTRRPNDSRPPQRPRFPQDRR